In Elephas maximus indicus isolate mEleMax1 chromosome 7, mEleMax1 primary haplotype, whole genome shotgun sequence, the following proteins share a genomic window:
- the MRGPRE gene encoding mas-related G-protein coupled receptor member E, with product MDEDCLTTNGSNSSNDTGTSPRADIADQTIFWSFTVVVALCGLVGNGIVIWLVRLSIRKSSFSIYIFNLAIADFLHLCFQTVFSVRQILKPFLERCFPLPGIFTVLRFFSYFTGLAVVTAISFQRCLSVLFPIWYRCHCPKQLSAIVSALLWLLTLLINLVRGHACGQLSKPESESCQTFETITTVWVFLLFFVMGASSLLLLVKVRISSQRPQPIKLSLVVLLTVLVFLLCGLPFSSIRFHIFSAAKVSLNISLLFCCLNSTVNPAIYFFIGGFTGPEWWGPLRVVLQRALGEEAGDDRAQDRRKDSWSPGSQEGSSPGTVSQDPLDPRTGMQMGLMPPPRSPAHSSPGAPPTPDPEPRPPRPEPPPSPTPEPRPAQSPAHHGPGAPLAPAGFISSTC from the exons ATGGACGAGGATTGCTTGACAACCAACGGTTCCAATTCCAGCAATGACACAGGGACATCTCCAAGGGCAGACATTGCTGACCAAACGATTTTCTGGTCCTTCACGGTGGTCGTGGCCCTCTGTGGGTTGGTGGGGAATGGAATTGTCATCTGGCTTGTCCGTTTGTCCATCAGGAAGAGCTCATTCTCGATCTATATCTTCAACCTAGCTATCGCAGATTTCCTTCACCTTTGCTTCCAGACCGTGTTCTCTGTCCGCCAGATTCTAAAGCCTTTCCTAGAGCGTTGTTTCCCTCTTCCCGGTATATTTACGGTGCTCAGGTTCTTCTCGTATTTCACTGGCCTGGCTGTCGTAACTGCCATCAGCTTTCAGCGCTGTCTGTCTGTCCTCTTCCCTATCTGGTATCGGTGTCATTGCCCAAAGCAGCTGTCGGCCATAGTGAGTGCCCTGCTCTGGCTTCTGACCCTTCTGATAAACCTAGTGAGGGGCCACGCCTGCGGTCAGCTCTCCAAGCCTGAGTCTGAGTCCTGCCAGACGTTTGAAACCATCACCACCGTGTGGGTTTTCCTCCTGTTCTTTGTCATGGGCGCATCCAGTCTGCTGTTACTCGTGAAGGTCCGGATCAGCTCCCAGAGGCCCCAGCCCATAAAGCTCTCCTTGGTGGTTCTGCTCACTGTCCTGGTGTTCCTCCTCTGCGGTCTGCCCTTCAGCTCCATCAGGTTCCACATTTTCAGCGCGGCCAAAGTCTCTCTCAACATCAGCCTCCTTTTCTGCTGCCTGAACAGCACAGTCAACCctgccatttatttcttcatcGGGGGCTTTACGGGGCCGGAGTGGTGGGGGCCCCTCAGGGTGGTGCTCCAGAGGGCCCTGGGTGAAGAGGCAGGGGATG ACAGGGCCCAGGACAGGAGGAAGGACAGCTGGTCTCCAGGCTCCCAGGAAGGTAGCTCTCCGGGGACTGTCTCCCAGGACCCTCTGGACCCCAGGACAGGAATGcagatgggg CTGATGCCCCCGCCCCGGAGCCCCGCCCACTCCAGCCCTGGAGCCCCGCCCACCCCGGACCCGGAGCCCCGCCCACCCCGGCCAGAGCCCCCGCCCAGCCCAACCCCGGAGCCCCGCCCAGCCCAGAGCCCCGCCCACCACGGCCCTGGAGCCCCACtagccccagctggcttcatttcAAGCACTTGCTGA